AAGTTTTCCAGATCATGATGTTTTGTTATATGTTCAGTGGAGCTTGTTTCTTCTGTTGTAAGGCTTATATATTTTGAGTCTGGTGTTTTTGTAGTAAGATTGCATGTACCTAGCCAGATGTCTGAGAGTGCAATATCTCCAAGctgatataatttataataactcTCCCCTGGAACTAACATTTGCTAGACCATCGGAATAAATCCACATGTCAGAGACTAAGCTTGTTAAATACCTACAGAAAGTTAAACACGAACCACCAACTGGAAAACGAAAAAGAATACTCGTTATCCTGTCATACAGCAAAGGATTCTCCCTAAAATACTTTATTAACGTATAACGTTGCAAACACTATTTCTTTGATTTTCTGGCAATGTGCCAGAAAATCAAAGTTGCCAGAAAATCAAAGAAATAGTGTTTGCAACGTTAAATACGTAAATAAagtaatacaaatagacaggaaataataaaacataaattaaaaacattgattaacaaaattttaatctgctaaccgagtccctgtggttCAACAGTAAGGGCCTCCCATTGCCGAGTGGTTTAAGTTGTTTGATTTCTGTGTTTCCTTGTGGCCCGGTTTGCTCGACTCAGATATAGCCAAAAGTGCTGATAGTGCTTTAAACACATATCAATCAACTTACGTAGATTGagggaaacaaaaataaaataaaataaaatttatagcaATAGCAAAGCAAAAGCTCAAATTATGTTTAGTCCATCTTGATTACTTAAATTAAAAGATGGTACCAGCACCTCATTTGAAGAATGATGAAATAAACATCTCAAGATGATTGTATCGTTGGTTTATGGTCTCATTGGCGTACTATTACGGTCTGCAAATTTGCCATAAGCCCTATAGCCAAGTCAAGTAAAATTATAGTTTGGCTTGTAAAATTTTCCTAAAATTAGGAATTAGAAAACATCCATATGtaaatgaaaaattgttaaaaagataCTTTCGATGTGTAGGTCCAACATTTTTCCGTAAATACTGTGtatgtaaatgctcttttgttccgacgttggaaagttccAGGCGGAAAGAACTAACTAGCCGAAAAGTTCCAGAAGAACTTAATAactagttactttgttcttcctctggtttaaaagttccaccggACCAAAGTGACTAGTtcaaaagttccaacggaacatatcaactagttagaaagttcctttttgccaaattagtcaaaaccggaactaacaaactagcccaaaagttccTCCTCATGTgggtacttttaaaaatatcaatttcagattaATGTATACCAATGAATTACAACTTATTCCGTTATGAAGGCAACATTCTGACCGAATTAACTAGTTGTTCTGCCAGAACTATTCAACAAGATACATTGTTACGGGACTTTTTAACTAGCTATTTTTTTTCCAGAACTTTTCGACTGCACTCGGAATAAAACAACTAGTTGGAAAGTTCCATCGGAATGAaataactagttgaaaagttccgccGGAACAAAGTAACTGACGGAACATACTGGCTGTTACATGTACACCACACATTGACTTAAAAGATATGAGTTAACAAGATGAGTGATGACTCTATAGAGCTTTTATAAGTGGATTAGATTGATGTTCGTTTTCTCTaattgaattgtgttacatttgtcatttcaagacCTTTTCTTGCAgcttatgcggtatgggctttgttcattgttgaaggccgtagttgttaatatctgtgtcatttggtctcttatggagagttgtctcattggcaatcataccacatcttctttttatatgaatatcaatATGACATGCTACCGACTACTTTATAAAGGATTAATGTAATTTTGAATGTGATATACTGgtaaaaagtatatatacaatataaggaGACAGATGAAAAAGGAATAATCAATTCAATGTTCAACAAAACAATCCGTTCTTAATTCAATCTGAATTTCAcctccattttttttcaaatgagttgtatttaattcaaatttattgCAAAATTAGTTTTCTGAATTATTCAGTTGTTTTTTCTGTCACTTCTACAGGAACTTCTTCAAAGTCTTTCTTAAATAGTTTTCTGGTTTTAATGTTTTGAACTGCAAATAAATCTCCGTCCCATTTTCTAAAACTGTCCAAATGGTTCCCATTAATAATATCCGGGACCTCTAATCCACTTGTCTCTAACATCTGTTGGTCCCTTTCGATACTTAACTGAATTGCTGATTTTCTAGCTGTATGTTGATGTCCTTGGCGATTTCCTACAGCTTTAATAATAGCAATCTGATCTAGTTCATCGTCAAATCGCCGCAAGTATTTCTTAGTATATTCGATTAAATCCCTCTTTGTAAAATCTTTTCTCTCTTGGTCAACTTCTTGTTGAAACCAAATCAACTTCTGT
This genomic window from Mytilus galloprovincialis chromosome 9, xbMytGall1.hap1.1, whole genome shotgun sequence contains:
- the LOC143046262 gene encoding translation machinery-associated protein 16-like is translated as MPKADKNKVSQKQKPVHPLSRKAQVLSKQVAREQRVNNSHAKTTIKNDVIAQKLIWFQQEVDQERKDFTKRDLIEYTKKYLRRFDDELDQIAIIKAVGNRQGHQHTARKSAIQLSIERDQQMLETSGLEVPDIINGNHLDSFRKWDGDLFAVQNIKTRKLFKKDFEEVPVEVTEKTTE